A single genomic interval of Picosynechococcus sp. PCC 7003 harbors:
- a CDS encoding Cof-type HAD-IIB family hydrolase has product MQDIRLLVLDIDGTISGKINQVSPQVLGAIQAAQRKGIKVAIATGRMFCSAKRFYEAIASDVPLIAYNGAWIQDPLQTLPHQQLSVPADIALDILDFLSTQAWRSQLHLHVYHNDELYVDEFNERTAAYQERTGCKANLLTDLRDIVAQAPTKILAVCHTETVPKTLLPLVQKRYTQQQIYCTQSTAVYVEFTSPTATKGQAVKFLTEQILELQAANVMAIGDNFNDREMLEYAGLGVAMGDAPAALKAVADAVTTSVEEDGVAEAIAKFLL; this is encoded by the coding sequence ATGCAGGACATTCGCCTACTGGTGTTGGATATTGACGGCACTATTTCGGGGAAAATCAACCAAGTCAGTCCCCAGGTTTTAGGGGCGATCCAAGCAGCCCAAAGGAAAGGGATCAAAGTGGCGATCGCCACCGGACGCATGTTTTGTTCGGCCAAACGGTTTTATGAAGCGATCGCCTCCGATGTCCCCTTGATTGCCTATAACGGCGCTTGGATTCAAGATCCCTTGCAGACGCTTCCCCACCAACAGCTTTCGGTGCCAGCGGACATTGCCCTTGATATTTTGGATTTTCTCAGTACCCAGGCTTGGCGATCGCAGCTTCATTTACACGTCTATCACAACGACGAATTATACGTTGATGAATTTAACGAGCGGACTGCGGCCTACCAAGAAAGAACGGGCTGTAAAGCAAATTTACTCACCGATTTGCGGGACATTGTGGCCCAGGCCCCGACGAAAATTCTCGCGGTTTGCCACACGGAAACGGTACCGAAAACCCTCTTGCCCCTTGTGCAAAAACGCTATACCCAGCAGCAAATTTACTGCACCCAATCCACGGCTGTTTATGTAGAATTCACCTCCCCGACGGCGACGAAAGGCCAAGCCGTAAAATTTCTCACTGAACAAATTCTGGAGTTGCAGGCCGCTAATGTGATGGCCATTGGCGATAACTTTAACGACCGGGAAATGCTTGAATATGCTGGACTTGGGGTTGCCATGGGGGATGCCCCTGCTGCCCTCAAAGCCGTTGCGGACGCGGTGACAACTTCCGTCGAAGAAGATGGGGTCGCCGAGGCGATCGCCAAGTTTTTACTTTAG
- a CDS encoding aminotransferase class I/II-fold pyridoxal phosphate-dependent enzyme — protein sequence MTPLFSRLLALAHDNHAAFYAPGHKGGQGIFSGLAQVWGKEIFRADLPELPDLDNLFAPEGVILEAQTLAAETFGADQTWFLVNGSTCGIIAAILATVGEGEKILLPRNIHQSAISGLILSGAMPVFVNPPYDPTWDLSYGLTPESVELAFQTHPDIKAVLALSPTYQGVCPDLKAIAAITQRRNIPLIVDEAHGSHFKFHPNFPPTALELGADVVIQSTHKTLGAMTQASMLHLRGTRVDPQKINRALQLVGSTSPSYLLLASLDAARAQMATMGETLWLETFALAQQARQTLASIPGLKIFDPQPQTGIEYFDPTRLTIDVSGLGLTGYAADEILTEPFGVIAELPLGRSLTFILTFGNTEQDIQRLINAFQKLSQNNQAQYPLDRPKIPTTQPETCYGLPQLSPRQAFFATSRAVALEASLNQICAELICPYPPGIPAMMPGEKITAATLASLRQTLQLGGVITGANDPSLNTIRVIDY from the coding sequence ATGACGCCCCTCTTTTCTCGCCTGCTCGCCCTCGCCCATGACAACCATGCAGCCTTCTATGCCCCCGGTCACAAAGGTGGTCAGGGGATTTTTTCTGGGTTGGCACAGGTCTGGGGAAAAGAGATTTTTCGGGCAGATTTACCGGAGCTCCCCGATCTCGATAATTTATTTGCGCCAGAAGGGGTGATTTTAGAGGCTCAAACCCTAGCTGCCGAAACCTTTGGAGCTGATCAAACCTGGTTTTTGGTCAATGGCTCCACCTGTGGGATTATCGCCGCCATTTTAGCGACGGTGGGGGAAGGGGAAAAAATTCTCTTACCCCGCAATATCCACCAGTCAGCCATTTCTGGCTTGATTTTGTCAGGGGCGATGCCAGTTTTTGTGAACCCGCCCTATGACCCAACTTGGGATTTAAGCTATGGCCTCACCCCAGAATCCGTTGAATTAGCCTTTCAAACGCATCCCGATATTAAAGCGGTCTTGGCCCTCTCACCGACCTACCAAGGGGTTTGTCCTGATCTCAAGGCGATCGCCGCCATTACCCAGCGTAGAAATATCCCTTTAATTGTTGATGAAGCCCACGGGAGCCACTTTAAATTTCATCCTAATTTCCCGCCCACGGCCCTCGAACTCGGCGCGGATGTGGTGATTCAATCAACCCACAAAACCCTGGGGGCGATGACTCAGGCTTCGATGCTCCATCTGCGAGGAACTAGAGTTGATCCCCAGAAAATTAACCGCGCCTTGCAACTTGTCGGATCTACCAGTCCTAGTTATTTACTCCTGGCTTCCCTGGATGCGGCCCGCGCTCAAATGGCGACCATGGGCGAAACCCTTTGGTTAGAAACATTTGCTTTAGCGCAACAGGCACGGCAGACATTGGCTTCGATTCCAGGCTTAAAAATTTTTGATCCCCAACCCCAGACAGGTATTGAATATTTTGATCCCACCCGCCTCACGATTGATGTTTCTGGTTTGGGGTTAACGGGTTATGCCGCAGATGAAATCTTGACGGAACCCTTTGGTGTGATTGCAGAACTCCCCCTGGGGCGATCGCTCACTTTTATCCTCACCTTTGGCAATACAGAGCAAGATATTCAGCGGTTAATTAACGCATTTCAAAAACTTAGCCAAAACAATCAAGCACAATATCCCTTAGATCGGCCAAAAATTCCAACAACTCAGCCTGAAACCTGCTATGGACTGCCACAACTCTCGCCACGGCAAGCTTTTTTTGCCACCAGTAGGGCCGTTGCCCTTGAAGCGAGCCTCAATCAAATTTGCGCTGAGTTGATCTGTCCTTATCCCCCTGGGATTCCCGCAATGATGCCCGGCGAAAAAATCACGGCAGCAACCCTCGCCAGTTTGCGTCAGACATTACAGTTGGGTGGTGTGATCACAGGGGCCAACGATCCGAGTCTAAACACAATTCGCGTGATTGATTATTGA
- a CDS encoding heme o synthase yields the protein MLGTSLSPHHENVWAVIKSYYQLTKPRIIPLLLITTAASMWIASHGHIDPVKLLVTLLGGTLAAASAQTLNCIYDQDIDFSMQRTRKRPIPSGRVQPRHALIFALVLGSLSFSLLTAFVNLLSACLALSGIVFYMLVYTHWLKRHHVQNIVIGGAAGSIPPLVGWAAVTGQLDWSAWILFALIFLWTPPHFWALALMIKEDYAEVEVPMLPVVKGEKITVDQIWIYTLIVVPFSFLLVFPFQASGLFYAIAALVLGAIFIQKAWELKQNPFDQPLAKSMFKYSILYMMLLCTAMVVDSLPAVHNVTALVTTTLASLT from the coding sequence ATGCTCGGCACCAGCCTTTCTCCGCACCATGAAAACGTTTGGGCGGTCATCAAAAGCTATTACCAACTCACCAAACCCCGCATTATTCCCCTACTGCTGATTACCACCGCTGCTTCGATGTGGATTGCTTCCCACGGTCACATTGACCCGGTGAAATTGTTGGTGACGCTCTTGGGGGGAACCCTCGCGGCGGCCTCTGCCCAGACCCTCAACTGTATTTATGACCAAGACATCGACTTTTCGATGCAGCGCACCCGTAAGCGTCCAATTCCTTCCGGTCGAGTCCAACCCCGCCATGCCTTGATTTTTGCCCTGGTTTTGGGGAGTTTGTCTTTTTCCCTGTTAACGGCATTTGTGAACCTACTCAGCGCCTGTTTAGCGTTATCGGGCATTGTGTTTTATATGCTGGTTTATACTCACTGGCTAAAACGGCACCATGTACAAAATATTGTGATCGGTGGCGCAGCAGGTTCGATTCCACCCCTGGTCGGTTGGGCAGCGGTCACGGGTCAGTTGGATTGGTCCGCCTGGATTTTGTTTGCGCTGATTTTCCTCTGGACGCCGCCTCATTTCTGGGCCTTGGCCTTGATGATCAAAGAAGATTATGCAGAGGTTGAGGTGCCGATGCTGCCCGTGGTCAAGGGCGAAAAAATAACCGTCGATCAAATTTGGATTTATACATTGATCGTTGTGCCCTTCAGTTTCTTGTTGGTTTTTCCGTTCCAAGCGTCTGGGCTGTTTTATGCGATCGCCGCTTTAGTGCTCGGAGCCATTTTTATCCAAAAAGCCTGGGAATTGAAGCAAAATCCCTTTGATCAGCCCCTAGCCAAATCCATGTTTAAATATTCGATTCTTTACATGATGTTGCTTTGTACGGCGATGGTGGTGGATAGTTTACCTGCGGTGCATAATGTCACTGCCCTGGTGACCACAACTTTAGCTTCCCTGACTTAA
- a CDS encoding heme A synthase — protein MAHSISSPNSFSPASDQVKTWVRRLVWKMAIATLLLMAIGSATRVMNAGLACPDWPLCYGQLVPTQQMNLQVFLEWFHRLDAMLIGLSAIALVGLSLWFRAALPRWLPWASGFALFLIVFQGILGGLTVTELLRFDIVTAHLGTALFFFVTLLTIGSCLSEYRGNGTAGKLPWFGLAAAISIYLQSLSGGLVASQWALHQCFFQGEMCVVMDSHIIGVVPATLATVVTVVMAWRTPALHPFLRRLANVAILLVCLQILIGVATFKLHLQVEPLTVTHQAVGASLLGTLAMFSVFAFRDRQPQTS, from the coding sequence ATGGCTCATTCCATTTCATCGCCAAATTCTTTTTCGCCAGCGAGTGATCAGGTGAAAACATGGGTTCGCCGTTTGGTTTGGAAAATGGCGATCGCCACCTTGTTGTTAATGGCGATTGGTAGTGCAACACGGGTAATGAATGCGGGACTTGCTTGTCCAGATTGGCCCCTGTGCTACGGGCAACTGGTGCCGACCCAACAGATGAATTTACAGGTTTTCTTGGAGTGGTTCCACCGTTTAGATGCGATGTTGATCGGTCTATCGGCGATCGCCCTGGTCGGACTTAGCCTCTGGTTCCGGGCGGCACTGCCCCGTTGGCTCCCATGGGCTTCCGGTTTTGCTCTATTTTTAATCGTTTTCCAGGGCATTTTGGGCGGTTTAACCGTCACCGAACTGCTGCGCTTTGATATCGTCACGGCTCACCTTGGCACGGCTTTATTCTTCTTTGTCACCCTACTCACCATTGGCAGTTGCTTAAGTGAATATCGCGGCAATGGTACCGCCGGAAAATTACCCTGGTTTGGTTTGGCGGCAGCAATTTCTATTTATCTCCAAAGCCTGTCCGGAGGCTTAGTCGCCTCCCAGTGGGCCTTGCACCAGTGCTTTTTCCAAGGGGAGATGTGTGTGGTGATGGACAGTCACATCATCGGGGTTGTCCCCGCTACCCTCGCAACTGTTGTTACTGTGGTCATGGCTTGGCGGACGCCGGCTCTCCACCCTTTTTTGCGCCGTCTGGCCAATGTCGCCATCTTGCTGGTGTGCTTACAAATTCTGATTGGGGTGGCCACCTTTAAACTGCATCTCCAGGTAGAACCTCTCACTGTGACCCACCAGGCCGTTGGGGCGAGTCTCCTTGGAACCTTGGCGATGTTTTCTGTCTTTGCGTTCCGCGATCGCCAGCCCCAGACCAGCTAA
- a CDS encoding cytochrome c oxidase subunit II: MNIPNSITTLIAGIAITLISLWYGQNHGLLPVAASADANDVDELFNLMMTIATGLFILIEGVLVICLIRFRRKKGDLTDGPAIEGNVPLEIVWTAIPTVIVFILAIYSFEIYNKMGGLDPMVSGGGMAMAHHHTPETMENMVAMEPDSRMAIGIGKSMSASDEDPLVVEVNGLQYAWIFTYPDTGIVSGDLHVPVDRPIQLDMKAADVIHAFWLPEFRIKQDVMPGQVSKLSFVANREGTYPVICAELCGSYHGGMKTTMTVETAEGYDQWVQSRTVALQEGQNQPLRVDSTALTDAEFLQAYAEEMGIIENTLEQIPHQPLGMMSMAQ, translated from the coding sequence GTGAATATTCCCAATAGCATCACAACCTTGATCGCTGGAATTGCCATTACCCTCATCAGTCTCTGGTACGGTCAAAACCATGGTTTACTCCCCGTTGCCGCCTCTGCCGACGCCAATGATGTGGATGAATTATTTAACCTCATGATGACCATTGCCACCGGTCTATTTATCTTGATTGAAGGGGTTTTGGTGATCTGTCTGATTCGATTTCGCCGCAAAAAAGGGGATCTAACCGATGGCCCGGCGATCGAAGGCAATGTCCCCCTAGAAATTGTCTGGACAGCGATCCCCACTGTCATCGTCTTTATCCTGGCGATCTATAGCTTCGAAATCTATAACAAAATGGGTGGCCTCGACCCGATGGTTTCTGGTGGTGGTATGGCCATGGCCCACCATCACACTCCCGAAACCATGGAAAATATGGTGGCAATGGAACCAGATTCCCGCATGGCCATTGGCATTGGTAAATCTATGTCGGCCAGTGACGAAGACCCCCTTGTGGTTGAAGTGAATGGCCTGCAATATGCGTGGATTTTTACCTATCCCGATACGGGCATTGTCTCTGGGGATCTCCATGTGCCCGTGGATCGCCCGATTCAACTCGATATGAAAGCGGCGGATGTGATCCATGCTTTCTGGCTTCCAGAATTTCGCATTAAACAAGATGTGATGCCCGGTCAGGTTTCAAAACTGAGCTTTGTTGCCAACCGCGAAGGAACCTACCCGGTGATTTGTGCGGAACTCTGTGGCTCTTACCACGGCGGCATGAAAACCACGATGACCGTTGAAACGGCAGAGGGCTATGACCAATGGGTACAATCGCGCACAGTGGCGCTGCAAGAGGGTCAAAACCAACCTCTACGCGTTGATTCTACGGCCTTAACCGATGCGGAGTTTCTCCAGGCCTACGCCGAAGAGATGGGCATTATTGAAAATACCCTAGAGCAGATTCCCCATCAGCCTTTGGGGATGATGTCGATGGCCCAGTAA
- the ctaD gene encoding cytochrome c oxidase subunit I, whose translation MSDATIHHAGDRKWTDYFTFCTDHKVIGIQYLVTAFFFYFIGGALAEVVRTELATPDPDFVSPEVYNQMFTMHGTIMIFLWIVPAGAAFANYLIPLMIGADDMAFPRLNAVAFWMQPVGGILLIASFFVGAPQAGWTSYPPLSLISGKWGEELWILCLLILGTASILGAINFVTTIFKMRAPDMDIHSMPLFCWAMLATSALILLSTPVLAAALILLSFDLMAGTAFFNPTGGGDPIVYQHLFWFYSHPAVYIMVLPFFGVISEILPVHSRKPIFGYRAIAYSGLAISFLGLIVWAHHMFTSGTPGWLRMFFMATTMIIAVPTGIKIFSWCATLWGGKLQLNSALLFAIGFLSSFLIGGLTGVMLAAAPFDIHVHDTYFVVGHFHYVLFGGSVFALFGAVYHWFPKMTGKMYNEMWGKIHFGMTFVGFNMTFLPMHYLGLQGMNRRIALYDPQFQPLNQVCTLGSYILALSTLPFLMSIILGLINGKAAGRNPWRALTLEWQTTSPPSIENFDEPPVLWAGPYEYGIDDEPRDEDSIEEMLAEVAEMS comes from the coding sequence ATGAGTGACGCGACAATACACCATGCGGGCGATCGCAAATGGACGGACTACTTTACCTTTTGTACTGACCACAAAGTGATTGGGATTCAATATCTCGTCACGGCGTTTTTCTTTTATTTCATCGGTGGTGCATTAGCAGAAGTTGTCCGCACAGAACTTGCGACCCCAGACCCAGACTTTGTTTCCCCCGAAGTCTATAACCAAATGTTTACGATGCATGGCACGATCATGATCTTTTTGTGGATTGTGCCTGCAGGAGCCGCCTTTGCGAATTATTTAATCCCCCTGATGATCGGTGCGGATGACATGGCATTTCCCCGTTTAAATGCGGTGGCATTTTGGATGCAGCCTGTCGGTGGCATTTTGTTGATTGCCAGCTTTTTTGTGGGCGCTCCCCAAGCGGGTTGGACATCCTATCCGCCCTTAAGTTTGATTTCTGGTAAGTGGGGCGAGGAACTCTGGATTTTATGTCTGCTGATTTTGGGAACAGCTTCGATTTTGGGGGCGATTAATTTTGTCACCACGATCTTTAAGATGCGCGCCCCGGACATGGACATCCACAGTATGCCGCTATTCTGTTGGGCGATGCTGGCGACTTCGGCGTTAATTTTGCTCTCGACTCCGGTCTTGGCCGCAGCTTTGATTTTGCTGTCCTTTGACCTGATGGCGGGCACGGCCTTTTTTAATCCGACGGGGGGCGGCGATCCGATCGTTTATCAGCACTTGTTTTGGTTTTATTCCCACCCAGCGGTGTATATCATGGTGCTGCCGTTCTTTGGGGTAATCTCGGAAATTCTCCCGGTTCACTCCCGGAAACCAATCTTCGGATACCGGGCGATCGCCTACTCCGGTTTAGCAATTAGTTTTCTTGGTTTAATCGTCTGGGCGCACCATATGTTTACCAGTGGCACCCCTGGCTGGCTACGGATGTTCTTTATGGCGACGACAATGATCATTGCCGTACCGACGGGGATCAAGATCTTTAGCTGGTGTGCCACCCTCTGGGGCGGTAAATTACAGCTCAACTCCGCCCTGCTTTTTGCCATTGGGTTTCTCTCTTCTTTTCTAATTGGCGGTTTAACGGGGGTGATGTTGGCAGCAGCACCCTTTGACATCCATGTCCATGACACCTATTTCGTCGTGGGTCACTTCCACTATGTCCTCTTTGGTGGTTCGGTCTTTGCTCTCTTTGGAGCGGTGTATCACTGGTTCCCGAAAATGACGGGCAAAATGTACAACGAAATGTGGGGCAAAATCCACTTTGGGATGACCTTCGTTGGTTTTAATATGACCTTTTTGCCGATGCACTACCTCGGCTTACAGGGGATGAACCGCCGCATTGCCCTCTATGATCCCCAATTCCAGCCCCTAAACCAAGTCTGTACCCTAGGCTCTTATATCTTGGCGCTATCAACATTGCCCTTTTTGATGTCAATCATCCTAGGGTTAATCAACGGGAAAGCGGCTGGGCGGAATCCTTGGCGCGCCCTCACCCTGGAATGGCAAACAACCTCGCCACCCAGTATCGAAAATTTTGATGAGCCGCCTGTGCTGTGGGCTGGCCCCTATGAATATGGCATTGATGATGAACCCAGAGATGAGGATTCCATCGAAGAGATGCTCGCTGAAGTGGCAGAAATGAGTTAG
- a CDS encoding heme-copper oxidase subunit III, translated as MQSSTTNPAIATDYQTPPTEHHGHPDYRMFGLVMFLVAESMIFLGLFAAFLIYKATMPGFTKELELLVPTVNTIILVSSSFVMHKGQSAIKNDDIKGLQLWFGITALMGAIFLGGQVYEYAHMEFGLTEHLFGSCFYVLTGFHGLHVTAGLLFTLAVLWRSREAGHYSGQAHFGVEAAELYWHFVDVVWIILFGLVYLL; from the coding sequence ATGCAAAGTTCAACCACCAACCCGGCGATCGCCACCGATTATCAAACGCCCCCGACGGAACACCACGGTCACCCCGACTACCGGATGTTTGGCCTGGTCATGTTTCTAGTCGCAGAAAGTATGATTTTCCTTGGGTTGTTTGCCGCTTTTCTCATTTATAAAGCGACAATGCCTGGTTTCACGAAGGAATTAGAATTGCTCGTGCCGACGGTGAATACAATCATCCTGGTCAGTAGTAGCTTTGTGATGCACAAGGGCCAAAGCGCAATCAAAAACGACGACATTAAAGGTCTCCAGCTATGGTTCGGGATTACGGCATTGATGGGGGCGATTTTCCTCGGCGGCCAGGTTTATGAATATGCCCACATGGAATTTGGCCTAACGGAACACCTCTTTGGCAGTTGTTTCTATGTGCTGACGGGGTTCCACGGCCTCCACGTTACGGCAGGATTGTTATTTACCCTAGCGGTTCTATGGCGATCGCGCGAAGCCGGTCATTACAGTGGCCAAGCCCATTTTGGTGTCGAAGCAGCGGAACTCTATTGGCATTTTGTCGATGTGGTCTGGATTATTCTGTTCGGACTTGTTTACTTACTTTAA
- the ispF gene encoding 2-C-methyl-D-erythritol 2,4-cyclodiphosphate synthase, giving the protein MKIRIGNGYDVHRLVPGRPLILGGIQLEHHLGLDGHSDADVLTHAIMDAMLGALSLGDIGHYFPPTDPQWKGADSIELLKQVYRLIQERGWQIGNIDSVIVAERPKLKPHIQAMVQCLAEALGVEPDQVGVKATTNEKLDAMGEEKGICVHAVALLVQA; this is encoded by the coding sequence ATGAAAATCCGCATTGGTAACGGTTACGATGTCCACCGTCTTGTGCCTGGTCGTCCCCTAATTTTGGGAGGCATCCAGTTAGAACATCACCTCGGCTTAGATGGCCACAGCGATGCGGATGTTTTGACCCATGCGATTATGGATGCGATGTTGGGAGCGCTCAGTTTGGGGGATATTGGTCATTATTTTCCGCCCACGGATCCCCAGTGGAAAGGGGCCGACAGCATTGAATTGCTCAAGCAGGTATATCGGTTAATCCAAGAGCGGGGCTGGCAAATTGGCAATATTGACTCGGTGATTGTTGCCGAACGCCCGAAACTAAAACCCCATATTCAAGCTATGGTTCAATGTCTCGCTGAAGCCCTTGGAGTGGAGCCGGATCAGGTGGGTGTTAAGGCCACGACCAATGAAAAACTAGATGCCATGGGTGAGGAGAAAGGAATTTGTGTTCATGCTGTCGCCCTGTTAGTGCAAGCCTAA
- a CDS encoding single-stranded DNA-binding protein, whose protein sequence is MNSCVLMARILGEPELRYTPDNTPLAQITIEFPALREGDPACQLKAVGWGDNLSQDIQQNYHDGDQVIVTGRLTMNTIERPEGFKEKKAELVISQIQAIGAGLGPTSPGTTMANPAIASPVPPNNVVPINPMAPAAPNPTPAPSEPEPNLDDIPF, encoded by the coding sequence ATGAATAGTTGTGTATTAATGGCGCGCATCCTAGGGGAACCAGAATTGCGCTATACCCCCGATAATACCCCCCTTGCCCAAATCACCATCGAATTTCCGGCGCTCCGGGAAGGAGATCCCGCCTGTCAACTCAAGGCAGTGGGTTGGGGCGATAACCTCAGCCAAGACATCCAACAAAACTATCACGACGGTGATCAAGTGATTGTGACAGGGCGACTGACAATGAACACCATTGAACGTCCCGAAGGTTTTAAGGAAAAAAAGGCCGAGTTAGTTATTTCCCAAATCCAAGCCATTGGTGCAGGTCTAGGCCCCACCTCCCCCGGAACAACCATGGCCAATCCTGCTATCGCCTCACCTGTTCCCCCCAATAATGTGGTGCCCATCAACCCCATGGCCCCCGCCGCCCCCAATCCCACTCCGGCTCCCAGTGAACCGGAACCGAACCTCGATGACATCCCGTTTTAG
- the mnmE gene encoding tRNA uridine-5-carboxymethylaminomethyl(34) synthesis GTPase MnmE — protein sequence MNLGDTIVAIASAVVPNQGSIGIVRLSGAAALPIAQQLFQAPGQQTWESHRILYGYVRHPQTQAIVDEALLLLMLAPRSFTAEDVVEFHCHGGIIPVQQVLQLCLGAGARLATPGEFTLRAFLNGRIDLTQAESVAELVGAKSPQSAQVALAGIQGKLAQPIQQLRGQCLDILAEVEARIDFEDDLPPLDEPQIQRDLTQVLKKVEQILQTADRGELLRTGLKVAIVGRPNVGKSSLLNAWSRSDRAIVTDLPGTTRDVVESQLVVQGIPVQVLDTAGIRETEDAVEKIGVARSLAASRQADLILFTIDAAAGWTAADQEIFQRIVAAKANQPLILILNKIDIGQPEAIEIPPQVQGVVETAAAQNQGLDELEMAIANLVQAGKVGAADLDFAINQRQAAALAQAQQALMQVQETIAEGLPLDFWTIDLRSAIQALGEITGEGVTESVLDRIFSRFCIGK from the coding sequence GTGAACCTAGGCGATACCATTGTGGCGATCGCCAGTGCCGTCGTCCCGAACCAGGGCAGCATTGGCATTGTCCGTCTATCCGGTGCAGCGGCCCTCCCCATTGCCCAGCAACTCTTTCAAGCCCCTGGTCAGCAGACCTGGGAGAGTCATCGCATTTTGTATGGCTATGTGCGTCATCCCCAAACCCAAGCCATCGTCGATGAAGCCCTGCTCCTGCTGATGTTGGCTCCCCGTTCCTTTACGGCCGAAGACGTGGTGGAGTTCCACTGCCATGGGGGAATTATTCCCGTGCAACAGGTACTACAGCTTTGTTTGGGAGCTGGGGCGCGGCTGGCAACGCCAGGGGAATTTACCCTCCGCGCCTTTTTGAATGGCCGCATTGATCTCACCCAGGCCGAAAGTGTCGCAGAACTGGTAGGCGCGAAATCACCCCAATCAGCCCAGGTGGCCCTGGCGGGAATCCAAGGGAAACTGGCCCAACCAATCCAGCAGCTCCGGGGTCAATGTCTAGATATTTTGGCGGAAGTGGAAGCCCGCATTGATTTTGAAGACGACTTACCCCCCCTCGATGAGCCGCAAATTCAGCGGGATCTGACTCAGGTGCTTAAAAAGGTAGAACAGATTCTCCAGACCGCTGACCGGGGCGAATTATTGCGCACGGGGTTAAAGGTAGCAATTGTGGGCCGCCCCAATGTGGGGAAATCGAGCTTGTTAAATGCCTGGAGTCGTAGCGATCGCGCCATTGTCACAGATTTACCAGGGACAACGCGGGATGTGGTAGAGTCCCAGCTTGTGGTGCAGGGCATTCCGGTGCAGGTACTGGATACGGCGGGCATTCGTGAAACGGAAGATGCCGTCGAAAAAATTGGTGTTGCCCGTTCCCTGGCGGCCTCCCGACAGGCGGATTTAATTTTATTTACCATCGATGCGGCGGCGGGTTGGACAGCGGCAGATCAAGAGATTTTTCAGCGCATTGTGGCGGCAAAAGCCAACCAGCCCTTAATTTTGATCCTTAATAAAATCGACATCGGCCAACCGGAAGCCATTGAAATTCCCCCCCAAGTGCAAGGAGTCGTCGAAACAGCCGCCGCCCAGAACCAGGGTTTGGATGAATTGGAAATGGCGATCGCCAATTTAGTGCAAGCGGGGAAAGTGGGGGCTGCGGATCTTGACTTTGCGATCAACCAACGACAAGCCGCTGCCTTGGCCCAGGCCCAACAAGCTCTCATGCAAGTACAAGAAACCATTGCCGAAGGGTTGCCCCTGGACTTTTGGACAATCGATCTACGCAGCGCGATCCAAGCCCTGGGGGAAATCACCGGCGAAGGGGTGACTGAATCGGTTTTGGATCGGATCTTTAGCCGTTTTTGTATCGGGAAATAG